One window of the Cryptomeria japonica chromosome 7, Sugi_1.0, whole genome shotgun sequence genome contains the following:
- the LOC131046465 gene encoding disease resistance protein RPV1 isoform X5 yields MFYEFSYEKSLLKTITSCVLREINVNVPLEVAKYPVGLEETVKDFEMNALQSAEGDQGVQIIGIWGMGGSGKTTLAKELYNKRSSLIKRSSFVFNVRDASSKVLLLKKQEKILKDLNFEDVSSDDIKNGMDFLSNCLRSVRILIVLDDVDNVEQLDALLPMKDSVERGSLIIVTTRDYDVLKSWGISSIYKMRALDVFHAEQLFCWHAFAQPFPRNGFEKLVRQFSKVCNGLPLSLMVVGGQLYGELRKECWEDLLHKISKILPNVIQHSLKISYDILDDKEKEMFLDIACFFVGEEISLAIEVWNGLGWSGQQSWTRLLHKCLIELDNNNCIQMPEHLKDMGRHIANKQSPYRIWFPHQIIDVQKQKEERISLQGIMASTQKQWIDNLVFLHLLLVILILCRSSLSKFFGFVYVLFYFLIFLCFSCIQKGEGKPLTILTEITESSDKVDEFSFWCSKGKLMVETSRGIWRLSPSLVGLKFLAIRGDYFNQIIGEVSRELVWLRWFQIGQKSLPPKLSLEKLRVLELHEGEAGDHHLEKLWTETDGEVSIFHVSCFKSVFQSFYNYCMLYIPLLGNVLQVLVQLRVLVICQCYKLQGFPNSIGSLNHLKKIVIIKAYEVVSLPEEFSLLQSLEHLVLCDCSMLSSLPSSFGNLNNLRHLCIFGCGELRKLPVSFKNLMLLEYLNLGGCSELGFTPEDLNILENMTEIKILSLVGCEKVQELPYHIINQESLKELYLRGTSLRELPVNIGQLSGLKEMVVGSVLLTSLPDSLGDLSSLTNLSICGCPQLTCLPDSVGDLNLLKELEINNVGVNSLPKSVRQLNGLRRLIISGCPISKLDFGAAFLPFALSNLKWISLKETEVCRISIFENCCPSLETLTVENNCHLVEIDALPTTLKSLKLTECKMLKNIPSFVRTTSLRELEVRGCHQIEKIEGLEYCRTLENLRVDTCREVPGIESLEYMEKLKELQLRANKGSAIERCIQTIQKWPDIMAICTRAVPGACSLVDSLLPRGLFVVDSFSNKKIQSRPRLLHRHSSNGNATILCFVLNCVSSQMTLGLDCRDMRDGFSGVLTKVEKGRWAWVGVFTQRYEGSLFISEELSISGYGGNCAEEDEMEKGLVVSGEEQTAMEAVRSLLPLFESCSANNHDQV; encoded by the exons atgttttacGAATTCAGCTATGAGAAGAGCTTGCTGAAGACAATTACAAGTTGTGTATTGCGAGAAATAAACGTAAACGTGCCATTAGAGGTCGCAAAATATCCGGTAGGTCTGGAAGAAACAGTTAAAGACTTTGAGATGAATGCACTCCAATCTGCTGAGGGTGATCAGGGTGTACAAATTATTGGAATTTGGGGTATGGGTGGTTCTGGAAAGACCACCCTTGCAAAAGAGTTATACAACAAAAGATCCTCTTTGATTAAGAGGTCTAGTTTTGTGTTTAATGTTAGAGATGCCTCAAGCAAAGTCCTGTTGCTTAAGAAGCAGGAAAAAATCCTCAAAGATCTTAATTTTGAAGATGTATCATCTGACGATATCAAGAATGGTATGGATTTTCTTTCAAATTGTTTGAGATCCGTTAGGATATTGATTGTTCTGGATGATGTGGATAATGTAGAGCAACTGGATGCTCTGTTGCCAATGAAAGACAGCGTTGAAAGGGGTAGTCTTATCATTGTTACCACAAGGGATTATGATGTCCTTAAATCTTGGGGCATCAGCTCTATATATAAAATGAGAGCACTTGATGTGTTTCATGCCGAGCAACTTTTTTGTTGGCATGCTTTTGCACAACCTTTTCCTCGAAATGGATTTGAGAAACTTGTTCGACAGTTCTCAAAGGTGTGCAATGGATTACCTTTATCTCTCATGGTAGTTGGAGGGCAACTCTATGGGGAGCTTCGCAAAGAATGTTGGGAGGATTTGTTGCATAAAATATCTAAAATATTGCCTAATGTTATTCAGCATAGTCTCAAAATAAGTTATGACATTcttgatgacaaagaaaaagagATGTTTCTCGATATAGCTTGTTTCTTCGTTGGAGAAGAGATTAGCTTGGCAATTGAAGTATGGAATGGATTGGGGTGGAGTGGTCAACAAAGCTGGACAAGACTCCTGCATAAGTGTTTGATTGAGCTTGACAATAACAATTGCATTCAAATGCCTGAACATTTAAAGGATATGGGAAGGCACATTGCAAATAAACAATCCCCTTATAGGATTTGGTTTCCCCACCAGATTATTGATGTTCAAAAACAAAAAGag GAAAGAATCAGCCTTCAAGGAATAATGGCCTCAACTCAAAAACAGTGGATTGATAATTTGGTgtttcttcacctcctcctagtCATTTTAATTCTTTGTCGAAGTTCTTTGTCGAAGTTCTTTGGCTTTGTGTATGTGCTTTtctattttctgatttttttatgtttttcttgtatTCAGAAGGGAGAAGGAAAACCTTTAACAATACTAACcgaaataactgaatcaagtgatAAGGTTGATGAGTTCAGCTTTTGGTGCTCGAAAGGGAAACTCATGGTTGAAACAAGTAGAGGAATTTGGCGGCTCTCCCCCTCTTTAGTTGGACTAAAGTTTCTGGCGATAAGAGGAGATTATTTCAATCAAATAATCGGTGAAGTATCAAGAGAATTGGTCTGGCTTCGCTGGTTTCAAATTGGGCAGAAAAGTCTTCCACCAAAGCTTTCATTGGAAAAGTTGAGGGTTTTAGAACTCCATGAAGGCGAAGCAGGGGATCATCACTTAGAAAAACTCTGGACCGAGACTGACGGCGAGGTAAGTATTTTCCATGTCAGCTGTTTTAAATCTGTATTTCAATCTTTTTATAATTACTGTATGCTCTACATTCCTCTACTGGGTAATGTGCTGCAGGTTCTTGTGCAGTTGAGGGTACTGGTTATTTGTCAATGTTACAAATTGCAAGGTTTTCCAAACTCAATAGGAAGTCTCAATCATTTGAAAAAGATAGTAATCATAAAAGCCTACGAAGTGGTGAGTCTGCCAGAAGAATTTTCCCTTCTCCAGTCGCTGGAACACCTGGTGTTATGTGATTGTTCAATGCTATCATCACTACCCAGCAGTTTCGGCAATTTGAATAATCTACGACATCTATGTATCTTCGGTTGCGGAGAGTTGAGGAAGTTGCCAGTTTCTTTCAAGAACCTGATGCTCCTGGAATATCTCAATTTAGGGGGGTGCAGCGAACTCGGATTCACGCCAGAGGACCTGAACATTCTGGAAAACATGACAGAGATCAAAATATTGAGTCTGGTTGGTTGCGAGAAAGTGCAAGAGTTGCCTTATCACATCATAAATCAGGAGTCCTTGAAGGAGCTCTATTTAAGGGGAACCAGTTTAAGGGAGCTACCAGTTAACATCGGTCAACTCAGCGGGCTGAAGGAGATGGTTGTAGGTAGCGTGTTGCTCACAAGCTTGCCGGACTCTCTTGGAGATTTGTCTTCCTTGACCAATCTTTCAATTTGTGGTTGTCCGCAGCTTACATGTCTACCTGATTCTGTGGGTGATCTGAATCTCTTAAAGGAATTAGAGATAAATAATGTAGGAGTGAATTCTCTACCAAAATCAGTTAGGCAACTGAATGGTCTTCGAAGATTGATCATATCAGGTTGTCCAATCAGTAAATTGGATTTTGGGGCGGCATTTTTACCTTTTGCATTAAGCAACCTGAAGTGGATATCTTTAAAAGAAACCGAAGTCTGCAGAATTTCAATTTTTGAGAACTGTTGTCCCAGCTTGGAGACTCTCACAGTTGAGAATAATTGTCATTTAGTGGAAATAGATGCATTGCCAACGACGCTCAAGTCATTGAAATTGACTGAGTGTAAAATGCTTAAGAACATTCCGAGTTTTGTAAGAACAACTTCGCTCAGAGAATTGGAGGTAAGAGGTTGCCACCAAATTGAGAAAATTGAAGGTTTAGAATATTGCAGAACATTAGAAAACTTGAGAGTAGACACCTGCCGGGAGGTGCCTGGTATAGAAAGCTTGGAATACATGGAGAAACTGAAGGAGCTGCAACTCAGAGCAAACAAGGGGTCAGCTATCGAACGTTGCATTCAAACGATACAG AAATGGCCAGATATAATGGCAATATGTACCCGAGCAGTCCCTGGTGCGTGCTCACTTGTAGACTCCTTACTCCCGCGGGGTCTCTTTGTCGTTGACTCCTTCTCAAACAAGAAAATTCAGTCCAGGCCGAGATTGCTGCACAGACATTCCTCCAATGGCAATGCTACTATCCTCTGTTTTGTTTTAAATTGTGTGTCTTCACAAATGACTCTCGGCTTAGACTGTCGTGACATGCGGGATGGGTTTTCCGGCGTTCTAACCAAGGTTGAAAAGGGTCGATGGGCATGGGTAGGTGTCTTCACACAACGTTACGAAGGCTCACTTTTTATTTCAGAGGAGTTGTCAATAAGTGGGTACGGAGGAAACTGCGCGGAAGAGGACGAGATGGAGAAAGGTTTGGTTGTGAGTGGGGAGGAGCAAACAGCAATGGAGGCTGTTCGTAGCTTATTGCCGCTTTTTGAAAGTTGTTCGGCCAACAATCACGACCAGGTGTAA